The Aerosakkonema funiforme FACHB-1375 sequence AACTTGCATCTTTCACAATCAGCGAGATACCATCGCCTAGAATAATTGGGTGAATTGAGAGGATTAGTTCATCAATCAAACTGTGTTTGAGAAAATAATGAATTATCTCAGATCCCCCAACTAACCAGATATCGCCACCGGGAGATTGACGCAGGTTGTTGACGAACTCATTCAAATCGCCGCCGATAAATTCTACGTTATTATTATCTTTTTGACCTGGCAAAGTGTTAGAGAAAACAAAAACTTGTTTGCCTTTGTATGGATATTCCCCAAAACCAAGAACTTGCTGATATGTTTTATTACCCATGAGTATTGTGTCTACTTGGGCTAAGAATTCGGTGTAACCGTAGTCGGCGTCGGTGAATAACCAATCGACATCGCCGGATGTTCTCGCAATGTAGCCGTCAAGACTGGAGGCAATGTACAAACGTATTTTTCGCATGGTTTAGTTGCCAAGTTTTAAACGATGTGCGATCGATCCATAATATTCTCGAAGGGTAGCACACTAATACCATATTTATGCCACACTTGCTCGACAT is a genomic window containing:
- a CDS encoding dihydrofolate reductase family protein, with amino-acid sequence MRKIRLYIASSLDGYIARTSGDVDWLFTDADYGYTEFLAQVDTILMGNKTYQQVLGFGEYPYKGKQVFVFSNTLPGQKDNNNVEFIGGDLNEFVNNLRQSPGGDIWLVGGSEIIHYFLKHSLIDELILSIHPIILGDGISLIVKDASLQTSLKFKTVKTYESGLLQVSYDL